In Longimicrobium sp., the sequence CGCCGTCTCCATCCGCCGCCGCTCGATGGCGTCACCCGGGTCCCCCCGCGACGCGAGGTGCGCCTCGACCAGGGCGTTGTACTCGTCCTTAACGGCCTCGGCGCGCTTGCACGCGTGCCACAGCTCGTCGGCTTGGTCCAGCTCCAGCACCTCGGGGAACTCGGGGCTGTTCACCCAGTCCAGCCACTCACCGAGCGGCTTTGGAGTGCCGGCGCCCTCGCCGTAGAACCCCGCCCGCACCCGCTGCGTCGCAACCAGCGCGTCGTCGCCGTGAACGATGACCCGGTAGCCGAAGAAAGCCTCCATCGCGTCGCGGATCTCCTGCGCAGCCATCTCCCGGCGCATGATCGTGTCGCGCCGGAGCGCCTCGTCCCGGAACTTCTCGCGCTCCTGATATGAGTCCGGCACCTCGTAGCGGACAAAGTGCGCCTCGTCGGGATCTGGTTCCGCCCGGGTGACCCTCGCCTGCCGAGCGCCGTACAGCGCCACCTCCCGCCGCTCGGCGAGTTCCTCGTCCGACCAGCCCTGTGCCGCCGCGTGGTCCCTGAGGATGGCGTCCAGCCGTGCGGCGAGCGCTTGCGCCCGCTCCATGATCTCGCGAGCGCGCTCGACTTCCTTGACGGTCAGCGTCTTTTTCCTGGCGTAGCGTTCGCCGCAGAACCATCCGCGGCCGTCCGCGATCTCATCGTACTCCGGGGCGTCGTACCAGTATTCTCCTTGCGGGGCGACCCCTTCGTGCGTCACGAGCGTCCAATGGGCAATGATGGCCTGCTCGGCGGCACGGATCTGCTCACCAGCCAACTTACGCCATGCCCGCGCATCGCCAGCACGCGCTTTGCCGCGGAGGTATTCGCGGTCATCTTCGCTCAGCGGAATCACGTGGCGGCTGGGCCGAAGATTCTTCAGCTCGTATTCGTCGCGCATCTCAATTTCGGCGTCTTCGGCCATACCTATTCTTCTCCCTCCTCGTCGCGCGGCGGGCGCTGATGATCCGCGTCCAAGGCCCGCGTTCCGTGTAGATGACGGTGAGCACTCGGAGCCGATCGGACATCCCGACCAGGATCATCCGGGCTTCCTCGAGTGAGTGGTCGAGGTCCGGTTCATCACTGGCCTGCTCATCATAGAACACCGTCTCCGCTTCTTCGAAGGAGATGCGGTGTTTCAGCAGGTTGCTCGCCGCCTTCTCGGGATCCCAGTCGAACTGCAAAGCTCACTCCGTCTCATCGGCCTGTCAACCAGCAAAGTGGACCGAAGCTACGGGCGAAGTGAACAGAGTGGAAGGGGTGGAGAAAAACTGGTACCACCTGTGTCGGGAAGCGATTTTGCTGGTGTTTTCAGCCCGTGGCCCGAATGATGAGGCGAGGTCCACGGACGCCATCGTCCGCACGATCCGATCACCCCCAGCCCGACGTCCCGATGCTCTCGCAGATGCTGAAACGCGCCTTGCTGCCCCTGCTCGCCGCCGTGCTGGCCGCCTCGTCGGCGGAGGCGCAGATGCGCACCGCCAAGCCCGTGCTGCACGGCCGCCACTGGATGGCCATCACCGGCAAGCCGCTGGCGGCCACGGCGGGCGCCATGACCTTTCAGCGCGGCGGCAACGCGGTAGATGCCGCGTGCGCCATGCTGGCGGCCACGTCGACGATGTGGGACGTGCTGAGCTGGGGCGGCGAAACCCAGGCGCTGATCTACAACCCGAACACGGGGCAGGTGATCGGCATC encodes:
- a CDS encoding BrnT family toxin — translated: MQFDWDPEKAASNLLKHRISFEEAETVFYDEQASDEPDLDHSLEEARMILVGMSDRLRVLTVIYTERGPWTRIISARRATRREKNRYGRRRRN